A genomic segment from Microcella flavibacter encodes:
- the glgP gene encoding alpha-glucan family phosphorylase has product MKAIRRFTVRTVLPERLAAVGDLAANLRWSWHEPTRRLFERVDPARWEELGHDPIALLGEVDPARLQQLADDQHFVADAEALRADLHAYLAEPRWYQGLEGAPARIAYFSPEFGIASAIPQYSGGLGILAGDHLKSASDLGVPLIGVGLFYRAGYFRQAIDRDGWQKETYPLIDPDGLPMQMLREHDGTAVRITLALPGGEAMHARVWQMAVGRVVLLLLDTDIPENSDGLRGVTDRLYGGGGEHRLLQELLLGIGGVRAITSYLAVSGTPAPEVFHTNEGHAGFLGLERISDLIAEGLSFDEALQVIRAGTLFTTHTPVPAGIDRFENGLIERYFSTGLLPGVDVHDVLALGREDYDGGDAGVFNMAVMGLRLAQRANGVSQLHGDVSRGMFGQLWPGFDQADVPITSVTNGVHAPTWTDPLMVRLVHEKLGTYETSTADWASDAISDEELWFVRRSMREQLVTDARARVAAAWSEENGSVAPPSWMDDLLDPDVLTIGFARRVPTYKRLTLMLHDEARLRALLTDPERPVQLVIAGKSHPADDGGKALIQKLVQFSQDPELRRRIVFLPNYDIAMARLLYPGTDIWLNNPLRPLEACGTSGMKAALNGSLNLSILDGWWNEYYDAENGWAIPTADSAGDDAERDKLEANAMYDLIEHQIAPRFYDRDAEGLPRRWLQNIRHTLATLSPELSADRMVAEYVQRLYMPAADAQRTIIADHHAPARELSAWKSRVRAAWPGLSVAHVESGGVESPQLGDALQVRAHVDLGSLEADDVRVDVVFGRADEGDDLADVRTQTLQLVSHEIGHPATFAGTVPLQRSGSFGYNVRVTPRHDLLANPAELGLVAVAH; this is encoded by the coding sequence GTGAAGGCGATCCGCCGATTCACCGTCCGAACCGTTCTTCCCGAGCGCCTCGCCGCCGTCGGCGACCTCGCGGCCAACCTGCGCTGGTCGTGGCACGAGCCCACCCGCCGGCTGTTCGAGCGCGTCGACCCCGCGCGCTGGGAGGAGCTCGGCCATGACCCCATCGCCCTCCTCGGCGAGGTCGACCCCGCCCGCCTCCAGCAGCTCGCCGACGACCAGCACTTCGTCGCCGACGCCGAGGCCCTGCGCGCCGACCTGCACGCGTACCTCGCCGAGCCCCGGTGGTACCAGGGGCTCGAGGGCGCTCCGGCCCGCATCGCGTACTTCTCGCCCGAGTTCGGCATCGCCAGCGCCATCCCGCAGTACTCCGGCGGGCTCGGCATCCTCGCCGGCGATCACCTCAAGAGCGCATCCGATCTCGGCGTGCCCCTCATCGGCGTCGGCCTCTTCTACCGCGCGGGCTACTTCCGCCAGGCCATCGACCGCGACGGCTGGCAGAAGGAGACCTACCCGCTCATCGACCCCGACGGCCTGCCGATGCAGATGCTGCGCGAGCACGACGGCACCGCCGTGCGCATCACGCTCGCCCTGCCCGGCGGCGAGGCCATGCACGCCCGCGTCTGGCAGATGGCGGTCGGCCGCGTCGTGCTGCTGCTGCTCGACACCGACATCCCCGAGAACTCCGACGGCCTGCGCGGCGTCACCGACCGCCTCTACGGCGGCGGCGGCGAGCACCGCCTGCTGCAGGAGCTGCTGCTCGGCATCGGCGGCGTGCGCGCCATCACGAGCTACCTCGCCGTCTCGGGCACGCCCGCTCCCGAGGTCTTCCACACCAACGAGGGTCACGCCGGGTTCCTCGGGCTCGAGCGCATCAGCGACCTGATCGCCGAGGGTCTGAGCTTCGACGAGGCCCTGCAGGTCATCCGGGCCGGCACGCTCTTCACCACCCACACGCCCGTCCCCGCCGGCATCGACCGCTTCGAGAACGGCCTCATCGAGCGCTACTTCTCCACCGGCCTGCTGCCCGGCGTCGACGTGCACGACGTGCTCGCGCTCGGCCGCGAGGACTACGACGGCGGCGACGCCGGGGTCTTCAACATGGCCGTCATGGGCCTGCGCCTCGCGCAGCGCGCCAACGGCGTCTCGCAGCTGCACGGCGACGTCTCGCGCGGCATGTTCGGCCAGCTCTGGCCGGGCTTCGACCAGGCCGACGTGCCCATCACCTCGGTGACGAACGGCGTGCACGCCCCCACCTGGACCGACCCGCTCATGGTGCGCCTCGTCCACGAGAAGCTCGGCACCTACGAGACGAGCACCGCCGACTGGGCGAGCGACGCCATCAGCGACGAGGAGCTGTGGTTCGTGCGCCGCTCGATGCGCGAGCAGCTCGTCACCGACGCGCGCGCCCGGGTCGCCGCCGCCTGGAGCGAGGAGAACGGCTCCGTCGCCCCGCCCAGCTGGATGGACGACCTGCTCGACCCCGACGTGCTCACCATCGGCTTCGCGCGCCGCGTGCCGACCTACAAGCGCCTCACCCTCATGCTGCACGACGAGGCCCGCCTGCGCGCCCTGCTCACCGACCCCGAGCGGCCCGTGCAGCTCGTCATCGCCGGCAAGTCGCACCCCGCCGACGACGGCGGCAAGGCGCTCATCCAGAAGCTCGTGCAGTTCAGCCAGGATCCCGAGCTGCGCCGCCGCATCGTGTTCCTGCCGAACTACGACATCGCCATGGCGCGCCTGCTCTACCCGGGCACCGACATCTGGCTCAACAACCCGCTGCGCCCGCTCGAGGCCTGCGGCACCTCCGGCATGAAGGCCGCGCTCAACGGCTCGCTCAACCTCTCCATCCTCGACGGCTGGTGGAACGAGTACTACGACGCCGAGAACGGCTGGGCCATCCCGACCGCCGACTCGGCCGGCGACGACGCCGAGCGCGACAAGCTCGAGGCGAACGCCATGTACGACCTCATCGAGCACCAGATCGCGCCGCGCTTCTACGACCGCGACGCCGAGGGCCTCCCGCGCCGCTGGCTGCAGAACATCCGCCACACCCTCGCCACCCTGTCGCCCGAGCTCTCGGCCGACCGCATGGTCGCCGAGTACGTGCAGCGGCTCTACATGCCGGCGGCGGATGCCCAGCGCACGATCATCGCCGACCACCACGCGCCCGCCCGCGAGCTCTCCGCCTGGAAGTCGCGCGTGCGCGCCGCATGGCCCGGGCTCTCGGTCGCGCACGTGGAGTCGGGCGGCGTCGAGTCGCCGCAGCTCGGCGACGCGCTGCAGGTGCGCGCGCACGTCGACCTCGGCTCGCTCGAGGCCGACGACGTGCGCGTCGACGTGGTCTTCGGCCGCGCCGACGAGGGCGACGACCTCGCCGACGTGCGCACCCAGACCCTGCAGCTCGTCAGCCACGAGATCGGCCACCCGGCGACCTTCGCCGGCACGGTGCCGCTGCAGCGCTCCGGCTCGTTCGGCTACAACGTGCGGGTGACCCCGCGGCACGACCTGCTCGCCAACCCGGCCGAGCTCGGACTCGTCGCGGTCGCCCACTAG
- a CDS encoding DUF559 domain-containing protein: protein MHDAIRTLDARGGLIATHELIEAGFGRRARRQLLDDGVLWRIRQGWFARPDTDPMALRAVRVGGVLTCGHALRRHGLWALEHPEVHVRVAGTDSRLREDRDSRRRRTPASSAVVHWTGRSAETERLVATVSDALSDYRRCVPHDWYLAALDSALHHAPLERDALRRAGHPVGVDGIDGVCESGTETMFWLAIRELLPSIRRQQRIPGVGRVDFLIGERLVVEIDSREFHDTAPGRAADRRRDLDLSLAGYRCLRFDYDQIVNHLDRVVAAVLAAVSRGDHLR, encoded by the coding sequence ATGCACGATGCGATCCGAACGCTGGATGCCCGGGGCGGCCTGATCGCCACCCACGAGCTGATCGAAGCGGGGTTCGGACGCCGAGCCCGTCGACAGCTTCTGGACGACGGCGTGCTCTGGCGGATCCGTCAGGGATGGTTCGCCCGCCCCGACACCGACCCGATGGCTCTCCGCGCCGTGCGGGTGGGCGGCGTGCTGACCTGCGGTCATGCATTGCGTCGGCACGGGCTGTGGGCGCTCGAGCACCCTGAGGTGCACGTCCGCGTCGCCGGGACCGATTCCCGACTCCGCGAGGATCGCGACAGTCGTCGTCGGAGAACCCCGGCGAGCTCGGCCGTCGTGCACTGGACGGGACGCTCCGCGGAGACCGAGCGGCTCGTGGCGACGGTGAGCGATGCGCTCTCCGACTACCGACGGTGCGTGCCCCACGACTGGTACCTGGCTGCGCTCGACTCGGCCCTGCACCACGCGCCGCTCGAGAGAGACGCGCTCCGTCGAGCAGGGCATCCCGTCGGGGTCGACGGCATCGACGGCGTCTGCGAGAGCGGCACCGAGACGATGTTCTGGCTCGCGATCCGAGAGTTGCTGCCGTCTATTCGTCGACAGCAGCGGATCCCCGGTGTGGGGCGGGTCGACTTCCTCATCGGCGAGCGGCTCGTCGTCGAGATCGACAGCCGAGAGTTCCACGACACCGCCCCGGGCCGCGCAGCCGATCGGCGTCGCGACCTCGACCTCAGCCTCGCCGGCTACCGCTGCCTGCGCTTCGACTACGACCAGATCGTGAACCACCTCGATCGCGTCGTCGCCGCCGTGCTGGCCGCGGTCTCCCGCGGCGACCATCTCCGCTGA
- the ybaK gene encoding Cys-tRNA(Pro) deacylase has product MPKPRPSAGPATPATVALAAAGIPYTPRPYAHDPGAASYGLEAAAALGVEPERVFKTLLAEVDGSLVVGIVPVSCLLDLKSLAAAAGGRRAAMADPALAERRTGYVVGGISPIGQRTRLPTWLDESALLWPTVLVSGGRRGFDLELAPADLVAVTGAQLADIAR; this is encoded by the coding sequence ATGCCTAAGCCGCGCCCCTCGGCCGGCCCCGCGACCCCGGCGACCGTCGCGCTGGCGGCGGCGGGCATCCCGTACACGCCCCGCCCCTACGCGCACGACCCGGGCGCGGCGAGCTACGGCCTCGAGGCCGCCGCCGCCCTCGGCGTCGAGCCGGAGCGCGTGTTCAAGACCCTCCTCGCCGAGGTCGACGGCTCGCTCGTGGTCGGCATCGTGCCCGTCTCGTGCCTGCTCGACCTCAAGTCGCTGGCCGCGGCCGCCGGCGGTCGCCGCGCCGCCATGGCCGACCCGGCCCTCGCCGAGCGCCGCACCGGCTACGTCGTCGGCGGCATCTCGCCCATCGGCCAACGCACGCGGCTGCCCACCTGGCTCGACGAGTCGGCGCTGCTCTGGCCCACCGTGCTCGTCTCGGGCGGCCGCCGCGGCTTCGACCTCGAGCTCGCCCCCGCCGACCTCGTCGCCGTGACGGGCGCGCAGCTCGCCGACATCGCCCGCTGA
- the glgX gene encoding glycogen debranching protein GlgX has translation MATTDPLGHLGVTATARGGRLRVWSEHATAMELCLFSPDDPAWMAERVPMARDEHGVWQVEHAALVPGTRYSVRADGPSGPTHAFDPERHLIDPYARGLARTTGGDWRGYVQHDDFDWGGVQKPRIPLDHVVLYEAHVKGLTKLAPDMPDELRGTYAGLAHPTTIAYLKDLGVTTVELLPIHQSISEQRLLKQGLTNYWGYNTLNFFTPHAQYATRGAQNGGTGAVLREVKGMVRLLHEAGIQVVMDVVYNHTAEEGPTGPTSSLRGFDAASYYRQTREGEYIDTTGCGNTVDFSLPAAQRLLLDSLRYWAEEVQIDGFRFDLMATIGRDARAHFDPEHPLLAAILADPLLADSLMIAEPWDVGLGGWQVGNFPDGYHEWNDGFRDRARTFWLTDTAASRRHGTAAEGIGSLARRMTGSAHVFAADRGPLASVNFVTAHDGFTLADLTAYDSKHNIGNGEDNRDGTDNNRSYNFGLEGPTDDPDITAARRRTMRNLLGTLLLSAGMPMITAGDEFGRSQRGNNNAYCHDSELTWLSWDRSGWQEDLLRVTRRLLQLRRENPALRPVRYGRWGETIPSATQMDWYNKDGRAMTMDDWDSPAERTLQYLAASTPEFEHFNRILLVVHGLEEPTSVRLPAHVGVTGYTLLWDSSHDDISQLELEHQPGEPLTVGPTSMLLFRAHGDQVPSPVSPPSAPAPSSAASAASAPSPDDSDEGLAAPSDDAAMDAEPEPDRNA, from the coding sequence ATGGCGACGACCGACCCGCTGGGTCACCTCGGAGTGACCGCGACCGCGCGGGGCGGGCGGTTGCGGGTGTGGAGCGAGCACGCGACCGCCATGGAGCTGTGCCTCTTCAGCCCCGACGACCCGGCGTGGATGGCCGAGCGCGTGCCCATGGCCCGCGACGAGCACGGCGTCTGGCAGGTCGAGCACGCCGCCCTCGTGCCGGGAACCCGCTACTCCGTGCGGGCCGACGGGCCGAGCGGGCCGACGCACGCCTTCGATCCCGAGCGGCACCTCATCGACCCCTACGCCCGCGGGCTCGCCCGCACCACCGGCGGCGACTGGCGGGGCTACGTGCAGCACGACGACTTCGACTGGGGCGGGGTGCAGAAGCCGCGCATCCCGCTCGACCACGTCGTGCTCTACGAGGCGCACGTCAAGGGCCTCACCAAGCTCGCCCCCGACATGCCCGACGAGCTGCGGGGCACCTACGCGGGCCTCGCGCACCCCACGACGATCGCCTACCTGAAGGATCTCGGGGTCACGACCGTCGAGCTGCTGCCCATCCACCAGAGCATCAGCGAGCAGCGGCTGCTCAAGCAGGGTCTCACCAACTACTGGGGCTACAACACCCTCAACTTCTTCACGCCGCACGCGCAGTACGCCACGCGCGGCGCCCAGAACGGCGGAACCGGGGCCGTGCTGCGGGAGGTCAAGGGCATGGTGCGCCTGCTGCACGAGGCGGGCATCCAGGTCGTCATGGACGTCGTCTACAACCACACGGCAGAAGAGGGGCCGACCGGGCCGACCTCGAGCCTGCGCGGCTTCGACGCCGCCTCGTACTACCGCCAGACCCGCGAGGGCGAGTACATCGACACCACCGGCTGCGGCAACACCGTCGACTTCTCGCTGCCCGCCGCCCAGCGCCTGCTGCTCGACTCGCTGCGCTACTGGGCCGAGGAGGTGCAGATCGACGGGTTCCGCTTCGACCTCATGGCGACGATCGGTCGGGATGCCCGCGCCCACTTCGACCCGGAGCACCCGCTGCTCGCCGCCATCCTCGCCGACCCCCTCCTCGCCGACTCGCTCATGATCGCCGAGCCATGGGACGTCGGCCTCGGCGGCTGGCAGGTCGGCAACTTCCCCGACGGCTACCACGAGTGGAACGACGGATTCCGCGACCGCGCCCGCACCTTCTGGCTCACCGACACCGCCGCCTCGCGCCGCCACGGCACCGCGGCCGAGGGCATCGGCTCGCTCGCCCGCCGCATGACCGGCAGCGCCCACGTCTTCGCCGCCGACCGCGGGCCCCTCGCGAGCGTCAACTTCGTCACCGCCCACGACGGCTTCACCCTCGCCGACCTCACCGCCTACGACTCGAAGCACAACATCGGCAACGGCGAGGACAACCGCGACGGCACCGACAACAACCGCTCGTACAACTTCGGCCTCGAAGGCCCCACCGACGACCCCGACATCACCGCCGCCCGCCGCCGCACCATGCGCAACCTGCTCGGCACGCTGCTGCTCAGCGCCGGCATGCCCATGATCACCGCGGGCGACGAGTTCGGCCGCAGCCAGCGCGGCAACAACAACGCGTACTGCCACGACAGCGAGCTCACGTGGCTGTCGTGGGACCGCTCCGGCTGGCAGGAGGACCTGCTGCGGGTCACCCGGCGCCTGCTGCAGCTGCGGCGCGAGAACCCGGCACTGCGACCGGTGCGCTACGGGCGCTGGGGCGAGACCATCCCGAGCGCCACCCAGATGGACTGGTACAACAAGGACGGCCGGGCCATGACGATGGACGACTGGGACTCGCCCGCCGAGCGCACCCTGCAGTACCTCGCCGCCTCGACCCCCGAGTTCGAGCACTTCAACCGCATCCTGCTCGTCGTGCACGGCCTCGAGGAGCCCACCTCGGTGCGCCTGCCCGCCCACGTCGGCGTCACCGGCTACACCCTGCTGTGGGACAGCTCGCACGACGACATCTCGCAGCTCGAGCTCGAGCACCAGCCGGGCGAGCCGCTCACCGTCGGGCCGACCTCGATGCTGCTGTTCCGGGCGCACGGGGATCAGGTGCCGTCGCCGGTCTCGCCGCCGTCGGCGCCCGCTCCGTCGTCCGCTGCCTCGGCCGCGTCCGCTCCTTCTCCTGACGATTCGGACGAGGGGCTCGCCGCGCCCTCCGACGATGCGGCGATGGATGCTGAGCCCGAGCCCGACCGGAATGCCTAA
- a CDS encoding cysteine desulfurase family protein: protein MPMPVYLDHAATSPMPASVRAAYLHALETAGNPSSIHSAGQSARAMLDDARSRIAATLGVDAIELTFTGGGTEAVNLAVKGLFWRARQADPRRTRLLVPRAEHHATLDAVEWLVAHEGASVTWLEVDAEGVLLIDGPGGVAAALADASDAALITMLAANNEVGSVQPVAAVAALAAAAGVPLHVDAIAAYGQIDLAPLPPGVAALSISAHKVGGPVGVGALVLRRGSEVVPLMHGGAQQRGRSGTMDAPGAWAFAVAAEAAHAELAARAAHKRALRDRLEAGIHRLVPQAVLHGTGAADRLPGTVHLTVPGCEGDSLLFLLDQAGFAVSTGSACQAGVPEPSQVLLAMGLSPADARGALRVTLGPDTTADEIDALLAALPAAVARAEAAGLAARTPTLGR from the coding sequence ATGCCGATGCCGGTGTACCTCGACCACGCCGCCACCTCGCCCATGCCCGCCTCGGTGCGCGCGGCGTACCTGCACGCTCTCGAGACCGCGGGCAACCCGAGCTCGATCCACTCCGCGGGCCAGTCGGCGAGGGCCATGCTCGATGACGCGCGAAGCCGCATCGCGGCGACCCTCGGCGTCGACGCGATCGAGCTGACCTTCACGGGCGGCGGCACCGAGGCCGTGAACCTCGCCGTCAAGGGACTCTTCTGGCGGGCCCGCCAGGCCGACCCGCGCCGCACCCGCCTGCTCGTGCCGCGCGCCGAGCACCACGCCACCCTCGACGCGGTCGAGTGGCTCGTCGCGCACGAGGGCGCCTCGGTGACGTGGCTCGAGGTCGACGCGGAGGGGGTGCTGCTGATCGACGGCCCGGGCGGGGTGGCGGCGGCGCTCGCCGACGCGTCCGATGCGGCCCTCATCACCATGCTCGCCGCCAACAACGAGGTCGGCTCGGTGCAGCCCGTCGCCGCGGTCGCGGCGCTCGCCGCGGCCGCCGGCGTGCCGCTGCACGTCGACGCGATCGCCGCCTACGGGCAGATCGACCTCGCGCCCCTGCCGCCGGGGGTCGCGGCCCTCTCGATCTCCGCCCACAAGGTGGGCGGCCCCGTGGGCGTGGGCGCGCTCGTGCTGCGGCGAGGAAGCGAGGTCGTGCCGCTCATGCACGGGGGAGCGCAGCAGCGCGGGCGGTCGGGAACGATGGATGCTCCGGGCGCGTGGGCCTTCGCCGTGGCTGCTGAGGCGGCGCACGCCGAGCTGGCGGCGCGGGCGGCGCACAAGCGCGCGCTGCGCGATCGGCTCGAGGCGGGCATCCACCGACTCGTGCCGCAGGCCGTGCTGCACGGCACCGGCGCCGCCGACCGCCTGCCCGGAACCGTGCACCTCACCGTGCCGGGCTGCGAGGGCGATTCGCTGCTGTTCCTGCTCGATCAGGCGGGCTTCGCCGTCTCGACCGGGTCGGCCTGCCAGGCGGGGGTTCCCGAGCCCTCGCAGGTGCTGCTCGCCATGGGGCTGAGCCCGGCGGATGCCCGAGGCGCGCTGCGCGTCACCCTCGGCCCCGACACCACGGCCGACGAGATCGACGCGCTGCTGGCCGCGCTGCCGGCCGCGGTCGCCCGTGCCGAGGCCGCGGGACTCGCGGCGCGCACGCCGACGCTCGGGCGGTAG
- the mnmA gene encoding tRNA 2-thiouridine(34) synthase MnmA, translating into MRVLAAMSGGVDSAVAAARAVDAGHDVVGVHLALSRMPGTLRTGSRGCCTIEDSLDARRAAERLGIPFYVWDFSERFADDVVGDFIAEYAAGRTPNPCMRCNERIKFAAVLEKALALGFDAVATGHYAHIVTDAAGNRELHRASDEAKDQSYVLGVLTTEQLAHAMFPLGTTPSKAVVRAEAAARGLTVAQKPDSHDICFIPDGDTRGWLAERIEPREGAIVDRSGETLGSHDGATSYTVGQRKGLGIGRPAPDGRPRFVLEVRPRTNEVVVGPREALAVRELAGVRYSWAGLDPVASGVTAASGDGGTAFFDCEVQVRAHGEPVPARARLATGSAAALELVVEMDAPLMGVAPGQTAVLYVGTRVLGQCTIDRTTSAEPVDAAAGSARAS; encoded by the coding sequence ATGCGGGTTCTGGCAGCGATGAGCGGCGGCGTCGACAGCGCCGTCGCGGCCGCGCGCGCGGTCGACGCCGGGCACGACGTGGTCGGGGTGCACCTCGCGCTGAGCCGCATGCCGGGCACGCTGCGCACCGGCAGCCGCGGCTGCTGCACCATCGAGGACAGCCTCGATGCGCGCCGCGCGGCCGAGAGGCTGGGCATCCCCTTCTACGTCTGGGACTTCTCGGAGCGCTTCGCCGACGACGTCGTCGGCGACTTCATCGCCGAGTACGCGGCCGGCCGCACGCCGAACCCCTGCATGCGCTGCAACGAGCGCATCAAGTTCGCCGCCGTGCTCGAGAAGGCGCTCGCCCTCGGCTTCGACGCCGTCGCGACCGGGCACTACGCCCACATCGTCACCGACGCGGCCGGCAACCGCGAGCTGCACCGGGCCTCCGACGAGGCGAAGGATCAGTCGTACGTGCTCGGCGTGCTGACGACCGAGCAGCTGGCGCACGCGATGTTCCCGCTCGGCACGACGCCGTCGAAGGCCGTCGTGCGGGCCGAGGCCGCCGCACGCGGACTCACCGTCGCGCAGAAGCCCGACAGCCACGACATCTGCTTCATCCCCGACGGCGACACCCGCGGCTGGCTCGCCGAGCGCATCGAGCCGCGCGAGGGCGCGATCGTCGACCGCTCGGGCGAGACGCTCGGCAGTCATGACGGGGCCACGAGTTACACGGTCGGCCAGCGCAAGGGCCTCGGCATCGGCCGGCCCGCCCCCGACGGGCGCCCTCGCTTCGTGCTCGAGGTGCGGCCCCGCACGAACGAGGTCGTCGTCGGGCCTCGTGAGGCCTTGGCGGTGCGCGAGTTGGCCGGTGTTCGGTACAGCTGGGCGGGGCTCGACCCCGTGGCGAGCGGCGTCACGGCGGCGTCGGGCGACGGCGGTACCGCGTTCTTCGATTGCGAGGTGCAGGTGCGGGCCCACGGCGAGCCGGTGCCCGCGCGGGCGCGGCTGGCGACCGGCTCCGCTGCGGCCCTCGAACTCGTCGTCGAGATGGATGCCCCGCTCATGGGCGTCGCCCCCGGCCAGACCGCGGTGCTCTACGTCGGCACCCGCGTGCTGGGCCAGTGCACGATCGACCGCACGACCTCCGCCGAACCGGTGGATGCTGCGGCCGGCTCTGCCCGAGCATCCTGA